The Amycolatopsis mongoliensis genome includes a window with the following:
- a CDS encoding MarR family winged helix-turn-helix transcriptional regulator: MEAQPAEPSTFGMLLYRAHRLARAHANDAARPTGIELQHAGVLSAVRAGGIHSQRELGAALGVDKSTLVRIVDDLERRNLVRRERSAADRRAYEIVITEEGERRLAEADELFAEAMTGLLEVFDDADRRRLHDLLSRFVAQES, translated from the coding sequence ATGGAGGCTCAACCGGCCGAACCGAGCACGTTCGGGATGCTGCTCTACCGCGCGCACCGGCTGGCCCGCGCGCACGCCAACGACGCGGCGCGGCCGACCGGCATCGAGCTGCAGCACGCGGGTGTGCTGTCGGCGGTCCGGGCCGGCGGGATCCACAGCCAGCGCGAGCTCGGCGCGGCACTCGGGGTCGACAAGTCCACCCTGGTGCGGATCGTCGACGACCTGGAACGCCGGAACCTCGTGCGGCGAGAGCGATCCGCGGCCGACCGGCGGGCCTACGAGATCGTGATCACCGAGGAGGGCGAGCGACGGCTCGCCGAAGCGGACGAGCTGTTCGCCGAGGCGATGACCGGCCTGCTGGAGGTGTTCGACGACGCGGACCGGCGCCGCCTGCACGACCTGCTCAGCCGGTTCGTCGCACAGGAGTCGTGA
- a CDS encoding FAD-dependent oxidoreductase: MRVLISGAGLAGPCLAHGLRRHGIDVLLFERDAAVDARSQGYRIHIGGDGDAALREWLPAEAYEQAVATSCRPGGGVTVAGPDLAAFTAVPVPPDAAGITVDRLTLRRIMLRDLAGCTRFGAGFAGYGLLDDGRVRVRFADGTTEDGDLLVAADGAGSGIRCRLLPDFPVTVDDTRLIYGRTPLTDEARRLTPDSALEGFLGVAGPDGRRLALAAQRFRRDPAEFGLPPAGDYVMWCAAAPSSAYGPDFFRLGAEELIDLATGALAGWHPSLGALVRLGDPAYVVPSGVYLSERPEPWAPGPVTLAGDAAHPMPPAGISAGVALYDAGLLAGRLVSGAPLLDAVGEYEKEMLDHGFAAAAVATRSHRGEH; the protein is encoded by the coding sequence GTGCGAGTACTGATCAGCGGCGCCGGCCTGGCCGGGCCGTGCCTGGCCCACGGCCTGCGCCGGCACGGCATCGACGTCCTGCTCTTCGAACGGGACGCCGCGGTCGACGCCCGCTCGCAGGGCTACCGGATCCACATCGGCGGCGACGGCGACGCGGCGTTGCGCGAGTGGCTGCCCGCCGAGGCCTACGAGCAGGCCGTTGCGACGTCCTGCCGCCCCGGCGGCGGGGTCACGGTGGCCGGACCCGACCTGGCGGCGTTCACCGCGGTCCCGGTGCCGCCGGACGCCGCGGGGATCACCGTCGACCGGCTGACGCTGCGCCGGATCATGCTGCGCGACCTGGCCGGCTGCACGCGGTTCGGCGCCGGATTCGCCGGCTACGGCCTGCTCGACGACGGCCGGGTCCGGGTCCGGTTCGCCGACGGCACCACCGAAGACGGCGACCTGCTGGTCGCCGCCGACGGGGCAGGCTCCGGCATCCGGTGCCGGCTGCTGCCGGACTTCCCGGTGACCGTCGACGACACCCGGCTGATCTACGGCCGCACGCCGCTGACCGACGAGGCCCGCCGCCTGACCCCGGACTCGGCGCTCGAAGGATTCCTCGGGGTGGCCGGCCCGGACGGCCGCCGCCTCGCGCTGGCCGCCCAGCGCTTCCGGCGCGACCCGGCCGAGTTCGGTCTTCCGCCGGCCGGCGACTACGTCATGTGGTGCGCGGCCGCACCGTCGAGCGCGTACGGTCCGGACTTCTTCCGGCTGGGTGCGGAAGAGCTGATCGACCTGGCGACGGGGGCGCTCGCCGGCTGGCACCCGTCACTGGGCGCGCTGGTCCGGCTGGGCGACCCGGCCTACGTCGTGCCGTCGGGCGTCTACCTCTCCGAGCGGCCCGAGCCGTGGGCGCCGGGTCCGGTGACCCTCGCCGGCGACGCGGCGCACCCGATGCCGCCGGCCGGCATCAGCGCGGGGGTGGCGCTGTACGACGCGGGCCTGCTCGCGGGCCGGCTGGTCTCGGGCGCGCCGCTGCTCGACGCCGTCGGGGAGTACGAGAAGGAGATGCTCGACCACGGGTTCGCCGCGGCCGCCGTCGCCACCCGGAGCCACCGGGGCGAGCACTAG
- a CDS encoding helix-turn-helix domain-containing protein, whose product MPIVVRIDVELAKRKMSVGEFAEKVGLTPANVAVLKNGRAKAVRFSTLEAMCRVLGCQPGDLLEWVDD is encoded by the coding sequence ATGCCGATCGTCGTGCGCATCGACGTCGAACTGGCCAAGCGCAAGATGAGCGTCGGGGAGTTCGCCGAGAAGGTCGGGCTGACGCCGGCCAACGTCGCGGTGTTGAAGAACGGCCGCGCGAAGGCGGTGCGCTTCAGCACCCTCGAAGCCATGTGCCGCGTGCTCGGCTGCCAGCCCGGCGACCTCCTGGAGTGGGTCGACGACTAG
- a CDS encoding DUF2975 domain-containing protein translates to MLTERRAVAALRVFLVVLFGVLLVFQMLSLPGGIAYTTSQNPHDANLRWPLTAIAVFLVLCVQVVLVATWKLLTLVKKDRIFTTASLKWVDAIVWAVAAAWLVFVGMLIFVGFNADDPGMPMLLFLVTVGITVIGLLMVVMRALLRQATTLRSDLEAVI, encoded by the coding sequence ATGCTCACCGAAAGACGCGCCGTCGCCGCGCTCCGGGTCTTCCTCGTCGTGCTGTTCGGCGTCCTCCTCGTCTTCCAGATGCTCTCGCTGCCGGGCGGGATCGCCTACACGACGAGCCAGAACCCGCACGACGCGAACCTGCGCTGGCCGCTGACCGCCATCGCGGTGTTCCTGGTGCTGTGCGTCCAGGTGGTGCTCGTCGCGACCTGGAAGCTGCTGACGCTGGTCAAGAAGGACCGGATCTTCACCACCGCGTCCCTGAAGTGGGTCGACGCGATCGTCTGGGCCGTGGCGGCCGCGTGGCTCGTCTTCGTCGGCATGCTGATCTTCGTCGGCTTCAACGCGGACGACCCGGGGATGCCGATGCTGCTGTTCCTGGTCACCGTCGGCATCACCGTGATCGGGCTGCTGATGGTGGTCATGCGGGCCCTGCTGCGCCAGGCCACCACGCTGCGGTCCGACCTGGAAGCGGTCATCTGA
- a CDS encoding PucR family transcriptional regulator, producing MGIEALARPVPREHRELVREMLARLPEFADRLARLLSEEDEFYRQVEHVAPGELRQVCQANLERALTALVEGRGLALDAARKTGLVQARQGIPLPAVLRAFRIGGTFVYEALLELAGPEFLNPTRTIEINSYVWKAIDLYSDALTTAYEQVAAEPSHADARRLDDLLRGRLMSQADMEAAARDLGLPTAGMFVVVVTERVEPDEQDTVEALLRARRWRSAWRPGGEAGLVAIDRIEDVRRLREVLGSLPVAAGMSKPFSGFPDVPDALHRARIARRSLPSGTAGVVVFGDSPVTTLVAAAPGMARDVVRSALAGVLALPGAERKVLLDTLLAWYAGHGSAKEAADRLFVHPNTVRYRLRRVQDLTKRDLTDPVDIGELYVALESVRLDPEPS from the coding sequence ATGGGCATCGAAGCTCTCGCCAGGCCAGTGCCTCGCGAGCACCGCGAACTGGTGCGCGAGATGCTGGCCAGACTGCCCGAGTTCGCCGACCGCCTCGCCCGCCTGCTCAGCGAAGAAGACGAGTTCTACCGCCAGGTGGAGCACGTCGCGCCCGGTGAGCTGCGGCAGGTCTGCCAGGCCAACCTCGAGCGCGCGCTGACGGCGCTCGTCGAGGGCCGTGGCCTCGCCCTCGACGCCGCCCGCAAGACCGGACTCGTCCAGGCCCGCCAGGGCATCCCGCTGCCCGCGGTGCTGCGCGCCTTCCGCATCGGCGGCACCTTCGTCTACGAAGCCCTCCTCGAGCTCGCCGGCCCGGAGTTCCTCAACCCCACCCGGACGATCGAGATCAACTCCTACGTCTGGAAGGCGATCGACCTCTACTCCGACGCCCTGACCACGGCGTACGAACAGGTCGCCGCCGAGCCGTCGCACGCCGACGCGCGCCGGCTGGACGACCTGCTGCGCGGCAGGCTGATGAGCCAGGCCGACATGGAGGCCGCCGCCCGGGACCTGGGCCTGCCGACCGCGGGCATGTTCGTCGTCGTGGTCACCGAGCGCGTCGAGCCCGACGAGCAGGACACCGTCGAGGCGCTGCTGCGGGCGCGCCGCTGGCGCTCGGCCTGGCGGCCGGGCGGCGAGGCGGGCCTGGTCGCGATCGACCGCATCGAGGACGTCCGGCGGCTGCGCGAAGTGCTGGGCTCGCTGCCGGTGGCGGCCGGGATGAGCAAGCCGTTCAGCGGGTTCCCGGACGTCCCGGACGCGCTGCACCGGGCCCGGATCGCCCGCCGCTCGCTGCCGTCGGGGACGGCCGGCGTGGTGGTGTTCGGCGACTCGCCGGTGACGACGCTGGTCGCCGCCGCGCCGGGGATGGCCCGGGACGTCGTGCGGTCCGCGCTGGCCGGCGTGCTCGCCCTGCCCGGCGCGGAACGCAAGGTCCTGCTCGACACGCTGCTCGCGTGGTACGCCGGCCACGGCTCGGCGAAGGAGGCCGCGGACCGGCTGTTCGTGCACCCCAACACGGTCCGCTACCGGCTGCGCCGCGTGCAGGACCTGACCAAGCGCGACCTGACCGACCCCGTCGACATCGGCGAGCTGTACGTCGCCCTCGAATCGGTGCGGCTTGATCCAGAACCATCGTAG
- a CDS encoding class I SAM-dependent methyltransferase, with the protein MTRPETAAEVFDALGEDYEHAFRNLAEQRAAITALAERLPAGAAVLDVGSGTGRPAADLLTAAGCAVTGYDVAPKMVDLARARVPAARFEVGDMRELSFETATWDAVTAFFSMLQLPRADQETMLGRFADWLKPGGLLVFATVPADVDGVDIVFMGHPVRASSFTAEALTGKLRAAGLEIVREEQALFVPDHPAAGPEPHVYLTARKR; encoded by the coding sequence ATGACGCGTCCCGAAACCGCCGCCGAAGTCTTCGACGCGCTCGGCGAGGACTACGAACACGCCTTCCGGAACCTGGCCGAGCAGCGGGCCGCGATCACCGCGCTGGCCGAACGGCTGCCGGCCGGCGCCGCGGTGCTCGACGTCGGTTCGGGAACCGGGCGCCCGGCCGCGGACCTGCTCACCGCGGCCGGCTGCGCGGTGACCGGGTACGACGTCGCGCCGAAGATGGTCGACCTCGCGCGGGCCCGGGTGCCCGCGGCGCGGTTCGAGGTCGGCGACATGCGCGAACTGTCCTTCGAAACCGCCACGTGGGACGCGGTCACGGCGTTCTTCTCGATGCTGCAGCTCCCCCGGGCCGACCAGGAGACGATGCTCGGCCGGTTCGCGGACTGGCTGAAGCCCGGCGGCCTGCTCGTCTTCGCCACCGTGCCCGCCGACGTGGACGGCGTCGACATCGTCTTCATGGGACACCCGGTCCGCGCGAGCAGCTTCACCGCCGAGGCCCTGACGGGAAAACTCCGCGCGGCCGGCCTGGAGATCGTCCGCGAAGAGCAGGCGCTGTTCGTGCCCGACCACCCCGCGGCCGGCCCCGAACCGCACGTCTACCTCACCGCGCGCAAGCGTTAG
- a CDS encoding glycosyl hydrolase family 28-related protein, which produces MARRTLATVFVAVVTLLSVAAPASAAGRPVVTRAALDPALVAGRGADVGFLEQEAENARTDGVVIGPDRAAYTLPAEASGRRAVKLTAGQYVEFTLPAAANAITVRYSIPDAPHGGGITAPLDVTVNGAHRQRMTLTSQYSWLYNQYPFTNDPGADLLHPDWWITECSCVPAATTPAPVITKPFRPSHFYDEQRLLLGRSYRAGDRVRLAVPAGTAAAWTVVDLLDSELVAPPRFVPFAADAVLFGADPTGRRDSADALDRAISFARRAHLEVYLPPGTYQVNRHIMVDDVTIEGAGSWYTIVKGHEVTLDKPAPDGSVHTGVGFYGEHASNVHLAGFAIEGDVRERIDTDQVNAIGGALSDSTVDSLYLHHTKVGLWFDGPMRNTSVTNTVIADQIADGLNFHTGVTDSVVANNFVRNTGDDALAMWSEKTQDARNTFDHNTIQTPVLANGIALYGGADNTVSGNLVADPVREGSAIQLGSRFGAEAFAGKQRIAGNTTVRAGTFELNWKIGLGAIWFYALDRDIAADIEVTGDHFLDTTYNAIMLVSDFPVKDKYSITGLEFADLRVDGTGTSVLSARSAGSASFRNVDARNVGAVGVNNCGSFSFPPTGSEFSLTDLGGNDGGWLAPWLLPNTITCDDRPPVVPPPAPSGW; this is translated from the coding sequence ATGGCGCGCCGCACCCTCGCCACCGTGTTCGTCGCCGTCGTCACCCTGCTTTCGGTGGCCGCGCCCGCGTCGGCCGCCGGGAGGCCGGTCGTGACGCGGGCCGCGCTCGATCCCGCGCTCGTCGCCGGGCGGGGCGCCGATGTCGGCTTCCTCGAGCAGGAGGCGGAGAACGCGCGCACCGACGGCGTGGTGATCGGCCCGGACCGCGCCGCCTACACGCTGCCCGCCGAGGCGTCCGGGCGGCGTGCCGTCAAGCTGACGGCCGGTCAGTACGTCGAGTTCACGCTGCCCGCCGCCGCGAACGCGATCACCGTCCGGTACAGCATCCCGGACGCGCCGCACGGCGGCGGGATCACCGCGCCGCTCGACGTCACCGTGAACGGGGCCCACCGGCAGCGGATGACGCTGACCTCGCAGTACTCCTGGCTGTACAACCAGTACCCGTTCACCAACGATCCCGGCGCGGACCTGCTGCACCCGGACTGGTGGATCACCGAGTGCTCGTGCGTGCCCGCGGCGACCACCCCGGCGCCGGTGATCACGAAACCGTTCCGCCCCAGCCACTTCTACGACGAGCAGCGGCTCCTGCTCGGCCGGTCCTACCGCGCGGGGGACCGGGTCCGGCTCGCCGTCCCGGCCGGGACCGCCGCCGCGTGGACGGTCGTCGACCTGCTCGACTCCGAGCTCGTCGCGCCGCCGCGGTTCGTTCCCTTCGCGGCCGACGCGGTGCTCTTCGGCGCCGACCCGACCGGCCGCCGCGACTCGGCCGACGCCCTCGACCGAGCCATCTCCTTCGCGCGGCGCGCTCACCTCGAGGTGTACCTGCCGCCCGGGACGTACCAGGTCAACCGGCACATCATGGTCGACGACGTCACGATCGAAGGCGCGGGCAGCTGGTACACGATCGTCAAAGGGCACGAAGTGACCCTGGACAAGCCGGCGCCGGACGGTTCGGTCCACACGGGAGTCGGCTTCTACGGCGAGCACGCCTCGAACGTCCACCTTGCGGGGTTCGCGATCGAAGGCGACGTGCGGGAACGCATCGACACCGACCAGGTCAACGCGATCGGCGGGGCGCTCAGCGACTCCACCGTGGACTCCCTGTACCTCCACCACACGAAGGTCGGCCTGTGGTTCGACGGGCCGATGCGGAACACCAGCGTCACGAACACCGTCATCGCCGACCAGATCGCGGACGGCCTGAACTTCCACACGGGCGTGACGGATTCGGTGGTGGCGAACAACTTCGTGCGCAACACCGGCGACGACGCGCTGGCGATGTGGTCGGAGAAGACGCAGGACGCGCGGAACACGTTCGACCACAACACGATCCAGACGCCGGTGCTGGCCAACGGGATCGCGCTGTACGGCGGCGCGGACAACACCGTTTCGGGCAACCTGGTCGCCGACCCGGTCCGCGAGGGCAGCGCGATCCAGCTGGGCTCGCGGTTCGGGGCCGAAGCGTTCGCCGGGAAGCAGCGGATCGCGGGCAACACCACCGTGCGGGCGGGGACGTTCGAGCTGAACTGGAAGATCGGGCTCGGCGCGATCTGGTTCTACGCGCTGGACCGGGACATCGCCGCGGACATCGAGGTGACCGGCGACCACTTCCTCGACACCACGTACAACGCGATCATGCTGGTCAGCGACTTCCCGGTGAAGGACAAGTACTCGATCACCGGGCTGGAGTTCGCCGACCTGCGGGTCGACGGCACCGGGACGTCCGTCCTCAGTGCCCGGTCGGCCGGCTCGGCGTCGTTCCGGAACGTCGACGCGCGCAACGTCGGCGCGGTCGGCGTCAACAACTGCGGCTCGTTCTCCTTCCCGCCGACCGGGTCGGAGTTCTCGCTGACCGACCTCGGCGGCAACGACGGAGGCTGGCTCGCGCCGTGGCTGCTGCCGAACACGATCACCTGCGACGACCGGCCGCCGGTCGTGCCGCCCCCGGCGCCGTCGGGGTGGTGA
- a CDS encoding nitroreductase family deazaflavin-dependent oxidoreductase, with protein sequence MRGVFAGFGKSRAFAVLGRALVPADRVLLRISGGRVGVGAAVGLRTLLLTTVGRRSGEARQVPLLYVERGGGYVVIGSNWGGEAHPAWSANLLARPEATVAIGGRTAEVAGRLLTGTERQEMWDAVAAYWPAYDRYAVRAGDREIRVFLLEPVSR encoded by the coding sequence TTGCGCGGGGTGTTCGCGGGGTTCGGGAAGAGCAGGGCGTTCGCGGTGCTCGGGCGGGCGCTCGTGCCCGCGGACCGGGTGCTGCTGCGGATCAGCGGCGGCCGGGTCGGGGTCGGCGCGGCCGTCGGCCTCCGGACCCTGCTGCTCACCACGGTCGGGCGCCGCAGCGGTGAGGCGCGGCAGGTGCCGCTGCTGTACGTCGAGCGCGGTGGCGGGTACGTCGTCATCGGCTCCAACTGGGGCGGCGAGGCCCACCCGGCGTGGTCGGCGAACCTGCTGGCCCGGCCGGAGGCGACGGTCGCCATCGGCGGCCGCACCGCCGAGGTCGCCGGACGGCTCCTCACCGGCACCGAACGGCAGGAGATGTGGGACGCCGTCGCGGCGTACTGGCCGGCCTACGACCGCTACGCCGTGCGCGCCGGCGACCGCGAAATCCGCGTCTTCCTGCTGGAGCCGGTCAGCCGATGA
- a CDS encoding GNAT family N-acetyltransferase, producing the protein METPLSTDRLVIRDWTVDDAEAAFGIYGAEDVTHWLTPAMERVGDVGAMRSVLHAWQETQPNLPPPRGRWAVVRKEDGVVVGGLGIRLLPPFEEDLELSWQVSPAVWGRGYASEAATALIEWAFTQDTEELFAVARPNNTRAIAVAKRLGMQWVGETDKYYNLRLQVYRIRHTDLIG; encoded by the coding sequence ATGGAGACTCCGTTGAGCACCGACCGCCTCGTGATCCGGGACTGGACGGTGGACGACGCCGAAGCCGCGTTCGGGATCTACGGCGCGGAGGACGTGACTCACTGGCTGACCCCGGCCATGGAGCGCGTCGGCGACGTCGGCGCGATGCGTTCGGTGCTGCACGCCTGGCAGGAGACGCAGCCGAACCTGCCGCCACCGCGGGGACGGTGGGCCGTCGTGCGCAAGGAGGACGGCGTGGTGGTCGGCGGCCTCGGCATCCGGCTGCTGCCGCCGTTCGAAGAGGACCTCGAGCTGAGCTGGCAGGTCAGCCCCGCCGTGTGGGGCCGGGGTTACGCGTCGGAGGCGGCGACCGCGCTGATCGAGTGGGCGTTCACCCAGGACACCGAGGAGCTGTTCGCCGTCGCGCGGCCGAACAACACGCGCGCGATCGCCGTCGCGAAACGGCTCGGCATGCAGTGGGTCGGCGAGACGGACAAGTACTACAACCTGCGGCTGCAGGTGTACCGGATCCGGCACACCGACCTCATCGGCTGA
- a CDS encoding pyridoxal phosphate-dependent decarboxylase family protein — MRDLLARAAELAAEHRASLAGRPVARAVDPEALRAAFGGILPAGPTPPGTVLEELARAAEPGLVATAGPRFFGFVVGGALPAASAADVLATGWDQNGFNAVLSPAAAAAEEAAGAWLKELLGIPATASAGFVTGGQAANTVGLAAARHHVLAEAGWDVERDGLAGAPRVRVVASEERHATVDRALRLLGFGTRAVEPVAAGPQGAIDIDDLARKTAGDGPTIVCLQAGNVNTGACDDLRAAREVAPGAWIHVDGAFGLWAAANPGTARLLDGVELADSWACDGHKWLNVPYDSGFVFCARPEVHAEAIAYRAAYLTGAGEVSGMGDLTLESSRRARGFAVWAALRELGRDGVAELVDRCCRLARRFAAALAEGGAEIGNDVVLNQVLVAFGDDARTDAIVRGVQLDGTCWLGGTTWRGRRYLRISVSNWTTTEEDVDRSAEAILRLAAQ; from the coding sequence CTGCGTGACCTCCTGGCCCGCGCCGCCGAGCTGGCCGCCGAGCACCGGGCTTCCCTGGCCGGCCGGCCCGTCGCCCGGGCCGTCGATCCCGAAGCCCTGCGTGCGGCCTTCGGTGGCATCCTCCCGGCCGGACCGACCCCTCCCGGCACCGTCCTCGAAGAACTCGCGCGAGCCGCCGAACCCGGGCTCGTCGCCACCGCCGGCCCGCGGTTCTTCGGCTTCGTCGTCGGCGGGGCGCTCCCCGCCGCCAGCGCCGCCGACGTGCTGGCCACCGGCTGGGACCAGAACGGCTTCAACGCCGTCCTCTCCCCGGCGGCGGCCGCCGCCGAAGAGGCCGCCGGAGCCTGGCTGAAGGAGCTGCTCGGCATCCCCGCCACCGCCTCGGCCGGCTTCGTCACCGGCGGGCAGGCCGCGAACACCGTCGGGCTGGCCGCCGCCCGGCACCACGTGCTGGCCGAGGCCGGCTGGGACGTCGAGCGCGACGGGCTCGCCGGCGCCCCGCGCGTCCGCGTCGTCGCGAGCGAGGAGCGCCACGCCACCGTCGACCGCGCCCTGCGGCTGCTCGGGTTCGGCACCCGGGCCGTCGAGCCGGTGGCCGCCGGACCGCAGGGCGCCATCGACATCGACGACCTCGCGAGGAAGACCGCGGGCGATGGGCCCACCATCGTCTGCCTGCAGGCGGGGAACGTGAACACCGGCGCCTGCGACGACCTCCGAGCCGCCCGCGAAGTGGCCCCCGGCGCCTGGATCCACGTCGACGGCGCCTTCGGCCTCTGGGCCGCCGCCAACCCCGGGACGGCGAGGCTCCTCGACGGTGTCGAGCTGGCCGATTCCTGGGCCTGCGACGGGCACAAGTGGCTGAACGTCCCCTACGACTCGGGGTTCGTCTTCTGCGCGCGCCCCGAGGTCCACGCCGAGGCGATCGCCTACCGCGCCGCCTACCTGACCGGCGCCGGGGAGGTGTCCGGCATGGGCGACCTCACGCTGGAGTCGTCGCGCCGCGCCCGCGGCTTCGCGGTCTGGGCGGCGCTGCGGGAACTGGGCCGTGACGGTGTCGCCGAGCTGGTCGACCGCTGCTGCCGCCTGGCCCGGCGCTTCGCCGCGGCGCTGGCGGAAGGCGGTGCCGAGATCGGCAACGACGTCGTCCTCAACCAGGTCCTGGTGGCCTTCGGGGACGACGCCCGGACCGACGCGATCGTCCGGGGCGTCCAGCTCGACGGGACGTGCTGGCTCGGCGGAACCACTTGGCGCGGCCGCCGCTACTTGCGGATTTCGGTGTCCAACTGGACGACGACGGAGGAAGACGTCGACCGGTCGGCGGAAGCGATCCTCCGGCTGGCGGCTCAGTAG
- a CDS encoding glycoside hydrolase family 18 protein: MRKRIAVAALALAGAAVVAPPAAEAGQSQGKVMAYFADWDVYARNYHVKDIETSGSAAKLTHVNYAFGNVTGGGCAVGDPWADHDMPYDAATSVSGQADSTEPGALHGSFNQILELKKLHPKLKVLWSFGGWTWSAGFTEAAKNPAAFAESCYALVNDPRWAGVFDGIDIDWEYPNACGNTCDTSGLKAFTALVKALRAKFGHQLVTAAITADGSKNGKIDATDYAGASRYLDWYNVMTYDYFVAGASPTGPTAPHSPLRAYPGIPTAGFYADAAIQKLRHQGVPSSKMLLGLGFYGRGWDGVTQKQPGGAATGPAPGTYEAGVEDYKVLKTTCPANGKVAGTAYAKCGSQWWSYDTPETASAKAGYAKSQGLGGVFAWELSGDTANAELLRAVAGRC, encoded by the coding sequence ATGAGAAAACGCATCGCTGTCGCAGCGCTGGCGCTGGCCGGTGCCGCCGTCGTCGCCCCGCCCGCCGCCGAGGCCGGGCAGTCCCAGGGCAAGGTGATGGCCTACTTCGCCGACTGGGACGTCTACGCCCGCAACTACCACGTCAAGGACATCGAAACGTCCGGTTCGGCCGCGAAGCTGACCCATGTCAACTACGCGTTCGGCAACGTGACGGGCGGCGGGTGCGCCGTCGGCGACCCGTGGGCCGACCACGACATGCCCTACGACGCCGCGACGAGTGTCAGCGGCCAGGCCGACAGCACCGAGCCCGGCGCCCTGCACGGCAGCTTCAACCAGATCCTCGAGCTGAAGAAGCTGCACCCGAAGCTCAAGGTGCTGTGGTCCTTCGGCGGCTGGACCTGGTCGGCCGGCTTCACCGAGGCGGCGAAGAACCCGGCCGCGTTCGCCGAGTCCTGCTACGCACTGGTCAACGACCCGCGCTGGGCCGGCGTCTTCGACGGCATCGACATCGACTGGGAGTACCCGAACGCCTGCGGCAACACCTGCGACACCAGCGGCCTGAAGGCGTTCACGGCGCTGGTCAAGGCGCTGCGCGCGAAGTTCGGGCACCAGCTCGTCACCGCCGCGATCACCGCCGACGGGTCGAAGAACGGCAAGATCGACGCCACCGACTACGCCGGGGCGAGCCGGTACCTCGACTGGTACAACGTGATGACCTACGACTACTTCGTCGCCGGGGCCAGCCCGACCGGGCCCACCGCGCCGCACTCGCCGCTGCGCGCCTACCCGGGCATCCCGACCGCCGGGTTCTACGCCGACGCGGCGATCCAGAAGCTGCGCCACCAGGGCGTGCCGTCGTCGAAGATGCTGCTGGGGCTGGGGTTCTACGGTCGCGGCTGGGACGGCGTGACGCAGAAGCAGCCCGGCGGCGCCGCGACCGGCCCGGCTCCCGGAACCTACGAAGCGGGCGTCGAGGACTACAAGGTCCTCAAGACGACGTGCCCGGCGAACGGCAAGGTCGCCGGTACGGCGTACGCGAAGTGCGGCTCGCAGTGGTGGAGCTACGACACGCCCGAGACCGCGTCGGCCAAGGCCGGCTACGCGAAGTCGCAGGGGCTGGGCGGCGTGTTCGCCTGGGAACTGTCCGGTGACACCGCGAACGCGGAACTGCTGCGGGCCGTCGCCGGCCGCTGCTGA